The Gemmatimonadaceae bacterium genome window below encodes:
- a CDS encoding thioredoxin family protein has product MTNIKVLGTGCPNCRNTIALLKTVAREAGVDVELEKVEDIQDIMRYGVLATPGVVIDGKVVHAGGVPSRAKVEGWLR; this is encoded by the coding sequence ATGACGAACATCAAAGTGCTCGGTACGGGCTGCCCCAATTGCCGGAACACCATCGCCTTGCTCAAGACCGTCGCGCGGGAGGCCGGCGTGGACGTGGAGTTGGAGAAGGTGGAGGATATCCAGGACATCATGCGGTACGGCGTCCTGGCCACGCCGGGGGTGGTGATCGATGGGAAGGTGGTGCACGCCGGGGGCGTGCCGAGCCGGGCCAAGGTGGAAGGGTGGTTGCGCTGA
- a CDS encoding PDZ domain-containing protein produces the protein MRSSLTNSNRTLAMVMALAPFAAASALAQHAPRPTARPRAQVCINGKCIEDSTRVVVIDLMDRLDSLQRVYLGTPISPDDRERMATEMSDMVSRLAGIERGTVELSLQRAAEAQREAMSEGQHDAGQYSVAMDIPSDVAPKGWIGVTFAGAPITDVRGGAFYVRYLTYPEVVSVDADSPAEHAGILRGDLLLAFNGQDVTRKAISMTGLLQPNRRVVVRLERDGEARDYPVVVGKAPRTFTLRVNGFAPSAPAAPTESVALAAPRVAVVEGMMAPAPAAPPLSFYRFDPDMAALGGAMMNTVSADLGRAFGVDKGVLVLKAPRGTPAADAGLREGDVIVKAAGVAVASVGELRRTLERHAGDASVELQIVRDRKTRTVRISND, from the coding sequence ATGCGCAGTTCGCTGACGAATTCCAACCGCACGCTCGCGATGGTCATGGCGCTGGCGCCGTTTGCCGCCGCGTCGGCACTGGCCCAACATGCTCCGCGCCCGACCGCCAGGCCGCGCGCGCAGGTATGCATCAATGGAAAGTGCATCGAGGACTCCACCCGCGTGGTCGTGATCGATCTGATGGACCGCCTCGATTCGCTGCAGCGGGTCTACCTCGGAACACCCATCTCGCCCGACGATCGGGAGCGTATGGCGACCGAGATGTCGGACATGGTGAGCCGTCTGGCGGGCATTGAACGCGGCACGGTGGAGTTGAGCCTCCAGCGGGCCGCCGAAGCGCAGCGCGAGGCGATGTCCGAGGGGCAGCATGACGCCGGGCAGTACTCGGTGGCCATGGACATTCCGTCCGACGTGGCGCCCAAGGGGTGGATCGGCGTGACGTTCGCGGGCGCGCCAATCACCGACGTGCGCGGCGGCGCCTTCTACGTGCGCTATCTCACGTATCCCGAGGTCGTGTCGGTGGACGCCGACTCGCCCGCCGAGCATGCGGGCATCCTGCGCGGCGATCTGTTGCTCGCCTTCAACGGCCAGGACGTGACCCGCAAGGCCATCTCCATGACGGGGCTCCTCCAGCCCAACCGCCGAGTCGTGGTGCGCCTCGAGCGAGACGGTGAAGCGCGCGACTATCCGGTGGTCGTGGGCAAGGCGCCGCGCACGTTCACGCTGCGAGTGAACGGTTTCGCACCGTCGGCGCCCGCAGCGCCCACCGAATCGGTGGCGCTCGCCGCGCCGCGCGTGGCAGTGGTGGAGGGGATGATGGCCCCCGCCCCCGCCGCCCCGCCGCTGTCGTTCTACCGGTTCGACCCCGACATGGCGGCGCTGGGTGGCGCGATGATGAACACGGTGAGCGCCGACCTCGGCCGTGCCTTCGGCGTGGACAAAGGCGTTCTGGTGCTGAAGGCGCCGCGGGGCACGCCGGCGGCCGATGCCGGGCTTCGCGAGGGCGACGTGATAGTGAAGGCCGCCGGAGTCGCGGTTGCCAGCGTGGGCGAACTCCGGCGTACGCTCGAGCGTCACGCTGGCGACGCGTCGGTGGAACTGCAGATCGTCCGCGACCGGAAGACGCGGACGGTCAGGATCTCGAACGACTAG
- a CDS encoding DUF1080 domain-containing protein gives MKAPATLAVLMFVCVAAPSASAQGTKPRPEETEVWKPVPAVVTPGRTDLDPPSDAVVLFDGHDESQWVSAQDHSPAAWDVHGGVLTVNKKADNIETKRSFTNYQLHLEWRVPAGITGSGQARGNSGVFLASTGPGDDGYEIQILDSYNNATYVNGQAAAIYKQYPPLVNAMRKPGEWNVYDVIWTAPTFKQDGSLDTPAYVTAFHNGVLVQNHVALLGPTLYIGKPSYKAHGPEPIKLQAHGDPSAPISFRNIWVRVLPDTAQVHMP, from the coding sequence ATGAAGGCGCCCGCCACCCTTGCCGTCCTGATGTTCGTCTGCGTTGCCGCCCCGTCGGCGAGCGCGCAGGGCACCAAGCCCCGCCCCGAAGAGACCGAGGTCTGGAAGCCCGTCCCGGCCGTCGTCACGCCGGGCCGCACCGATCTCGATCCGCCATCCGACGCCGTCGTCCTCTTCGACGGCCACGATGAGTCCCAGTGGGTCTCGGCCCAGGACCACTCGCCGGCAGCATGGGACGTGCACGGCGGTGTGCTCACGGTGAACAAGAAGGCTGATAACATCGAGACCAAGCGCTCATTCACGAACTACCAACTGCACCTTGAGTGGCGCGTGCCCGCGGGGATCACCGGCTCGGGGCAGGCGCGCGGCAACAGCGGCGTCTTTCTCGCCTCGACCGGTCCGGGCGACGACGGGTACGAGATCCAGATTCTGGACTCGTACAACAACGCCACGTACGTGAACGGCCAGGCGGCGGCCATCTACAAGCAGTATCCGCCGCTGGTGAACGCCATGCGCAAGCCGGGCGAGTGGAACGTCTACGACGTCATATGGACGGCGCCGACGTTCAAGCAAGACGGCTCGCTCGACACACCGGCGTACGTGACGGCCTTCCACAATGGTGTGCTGGTGCAGAACCACGTGGCGCTGTTGGGGCCGACGCTCTACATCGGCAAGCCGTCCTACAAGGCGCACGGGCCGGAGCCGATCAAGCTCCAGGCGCACGGCGATCCGAGCGCGCCGATCAGCTTCCGCAACATCTGGGTGCGGGTGCTGCCGGATACGGCGCAGGTGCACATGCCGTAG
- a CDS encoding carboxypeptidase-like regulatory domain-containing protein, giving the protein MRLRSWVAVLFVACARPALAQQAHGAVRDALSHQPVPGAVVSALGADGVSLARALSDAAGAFWLALPPGTVRLRVVRIGFHPVDSKQLVSAGSTLEVNFTLEPLPSLLEKVTVSEGEQCPDRNDREQALGLWEQAGAALLASVAARASRPGDMQLIEYERLFGEDRASVAWQQIRRASARTSRPYVPIATAAYFAAHGYRLERGTDSELGAPDVDVLLDDSFAATHCFSIADSAAAHTGEIGLAFEPAPGRDRLVDVRGVLWIDRTHPAVRTLEFQYTGLPDWQRAAGAGGAISFRAMPNGVVFIDSWSIASPELVSRGFAAGSRSSGGTRTRVMVSGGVVIGAQWPDGSHWDAPTASMHGYVTAATGGDHDRPGAIRGVDTAGVRVWLAGTNDTTTTDSLGRFRLDGLLPGRYAVRAAERQLAIGGVAQNSPTDSAFAAFTDTVPAVVHLDSAVVAARGVCGDPNGPMPATVLLVHVVNGDGWNVPRDSVVATWKEASYRVLGIPIAREGRSEGLTDSDGRVAVCDPPRGEPVALVVGSALSPQLTTTVTVPKANSVALATVQLAAPHAK; this is encoded by the coding sequence ATGCGTCTGCGGAGCTGGGTCGCCGTGTTGTTCGTGGCCTGCGCCCGCCCCGCGTTGGCGCAGCAAGCGCACGGGGCGGTGCGGGATGCGTTGAGCCACCAGCCGGTGCCCGGCGCCGTCGTATCCGCGCTCGGCGCCGACGGGGTGTCGCTGGCCCGCGCGCTCAGCGACGCCGCGGGCGCCTTCTGGCTGGCGCTGCCCCCCGGCACGGTGCGCCTGCGGGTGGTGCGCATCGGCTTCCACCCCGTCGATTCCAAGCAGCTGGTCAGCGCCGGGTCGACGCTGGAGGTGAACTTCACGCTCGAACCCCTGCCCTCGCTGCTGGAAAAGGTGACGGTGAGCGAGGGGGAGCAGTGTCCGGACCGCAACGACCGCGAACAGGCGCTCGGCCTGTGGGAGCAAGCGGGCGCCGCCTTGCTCGCGTCCGTGGCTGCGCGCGCCTCGCGGCCCGGGGATATGCAGCTGATCGAATACGAGCGCCTGTTCGGCGAGGACCGGGCGTCGGTGGCCTGGCAGCAGATACGGCGGGCGTCGGCGCGCACGTCGCGCCCGTACGTACCGATCGCGACGGCCGCCTACTTCGCCGCGCACGGCTATCGGTTGGAACGCGGCACGGATTCCGAATTGGGGGCGCCGGACGTGGACGTTCTGCTCGACGACAGCTTTGCCGCCACGCACTGCTTCTCCATCGCCGACTCCGCCGCGGCCCACACCGGCGAGATCGGGCTCGCGTTCGAGCCGGCGCCGGGGCGCGACCGGCTGGTGGACGTCCGCGGGGTGCTGTGGATCGACCGGACGCATCCCGCGGTGCGGACGCTCGAATTCCAGTACACAGGCCTCCCGGATTGGCAGCGCGCCGCGGGAGCCGGTGGCGCGATCTCCTTCCGCGCGATGCCGAACGGCGTCGTATTCATCGATTCGTGGTCGATCGCCTCCCCCGAACTGGTGTCGCGGGGCTTCGCGGCGGGTTCGCGGTCGTCTGGCGGCACGCGGACGCGCGTGATGGTCAGCGGCGGCGTGGTGATCGGCGCGCAGTGGCCCGACGGCAGCCACTGGGATGCGCCCACTGCGTCGATGCACGGGTACGTGACGGCCGCAACGGGCGGCGACCACGACCGCCCCGGCGCGATACGCGGGGTCGACACCGCTGGCGTGCGCGTCTGGCTCGCCGGCACGAACGACACGACCACCACCGACTCCCTGGGCCGCTTCCGCCTTGACGGGCTGCTGCCGGGACGGTACGCCGTGCGGGCGGCCGAACGGCAGCTCGCCATCGGGGGCGTGGCGCAGAATTCCCCGACGGACTCCGCGTTCGCGGCGTTCACCGACACGGTGCCGGCGGTGGTCCATCTGGACTCGGCCGTCGTGGCGGCGCGCGGCGTGTGCGGCGATCCCAACGGTCCGATGCCCGCAACCGTGCTGCTGGTGCACGTGGTGAATGGCGATGGATGGAACGTGCCGCGCGACAGCGTGGTCGCGACCTGGAAGGAAGCCTCGTACCGGGTGCTGGGGATTCCGATCGCACGTGAAGGGCGGTCGGAGGGGCTGACCGACAGCGACGGGCGGGTGGCGGTGTGCGATCCGCCCCGGGGCGAACCGGTGGCGCTCGTCGTGGGGAGTGCGCTGAGCCCGCAACTCACGACCACGGTCACGGTGCCCAAGGCGAATTCGGTCGCGCTCGCGACCGTCCAGTTGGCGGCGCCGCACGCGAAGTAA
- a CDS encoding metalloregulator ArsR/SmtB family transcription factor, protein MRSLSQTFKALSDGTRLDILALLFRHGELCVCEVEAILGFSQSKASRHLRYLLAAGLVQDRRDGLWVRYRVIDAPAPEQRLVLDTVRALLTEAQVADLDVGTRLPCA, encoded by the coding sequence ATGCGAAGTCTCAGTCAGACATTCAAGGCACTGTCCGACGGCACGCGACTCGACATCCTCGCCCTGCTGTTCCGCCACGGTGAGTTGTGCGTGTGCGAAGTGGAAGCGATCCTGGGTTTCTCGCAGTCCAAGGCGTCGCGTCATCTGCGTTATCTACTGGCAGCCGGCCTCGTGCAGGACCGTCGAGACGGACTGTGGGTGCGCTACCGCGTGATCGACGCGCCCGCGCCCGAGCAGCGGCTCGTACTCGATACGGTGCGCGCACTCCTCACCGAGGCTCAGGTTGCCGACCTCGACGTCGGCACGAGGCTGCCATGCGCGTGA
- a CDS encoding amidohydrolase family protein, whose translation MKTIASLTLALTIFGAAPAVVRAQARGTGSATIATPIVLHAARLFEVVPGRIVSPGEVLIQGDRIQAAGTSVPHPAGARVIDLGDMTLMPGLIDAHVHLFLHPAPPSEGMQTVDESAPERTIEATLAAKADLMAGFTSEREMGTEGAGPADAAVRDAINRGLIPGPRLRISGMAISILGGHEDAIGFNPAQHVLGNADYANDTEQLIETIREQHKEGSSFVKIYETGPDEMVPDGSAPCMGNPICAQLGIGEQAGDPQFWDFHTPYQYTEEQLQAAVAEAARLNTNVGVHCQGEPAARFAVEADVASIDHATQLSDGTMQMMKEKDIPAVPTFTIFEYFADHAGSAAAAAREHAMLEYKIREFKRQVAAGTPMAVGSDVGPFPHGTQAREFELMVKYGMTPLAVLEADYRNDPRILTWQNEVGQLTPGYFADVIAVPGNPLQDITAVERVQFVMKGGVVYKGEGVHAP comes from the coding sequence ATGAAAACGATTGCTTCGCTGACTCTGGCTCTGACGATTTTCGGCGCCGCGCCCGCGGTGGTACGGGCGCAGGCCCGCGGAACCGGTTCCGCCACCATCGCGACGCCGATCGTGCTGCACGCGGCGCGGCTGTTCGAGGTCGTACCGGGGCGGATCGTCAGCCCCGGCGAGGTGCTGATCCAGGGCGACCGCATCCAGGCCGCCGGCACGTCGGTGCCGCATCCCGCCGGCGCGAGAGTCATCGACCTCGGGGACATGACGCTGATGCCGGGACTGATCGACGCCCACGTGCACCTCTTTCTGCACCCGGCGCCGCCCTCGGAGGGCATGCAGACGGTGGACGAGTCGGCGCCCGAACGGACGATCGAGGCGACGCTGGCCGCGAAGGCCGACTTGATGGCGGGCTTCACCTCCGAGCGCGAGATGGGCACCGAAGGCGCGGGCCCGGCGGACGCCGCCGTGCGCGATGCCATCAACCGGGGGCTCATTCCGGGCCCAAGGCTCCGCATCAGCGGCATGGCGATCTCGATCCTCGGCGGCCACGAGGACGCAATTGGTTTCAACCCGGCGCAACACGTCCTGGGGAATGCCGACTACGCCAACGATACCGAGCAGCTCATCGAGACGATCCGCGAGCAGCACAAGGAAGGATCGAGTTTCGTGAAGATCTACGAAACGGGGCCCGACGAAATGGTGCCGGACGGCTCGGCTCCCTGCATGGGTAATCCGATCTGCGCGCAGCTCGGGATCGGCGAGCAGGCGGGCGACCCGCAGTTCTGGGATTTCCATACGCCATATCAGTATACTGAAGAACAGCTCCAGGCAGCCGTGGCCGAGGCCGCTCGGCTGAACACCAACGTGGGCGTGCACTGCCAGGGCGAGCCGGCGGCGCGGTTTGCCGTGGAGGCGGACGTGGCGTCCATCGATCACGCGACGCAGCTCAGTGACGGGACGATGCAGATGATGAAGGAGAAGGACATCCCCGCCGTGCCGACGTTCACCATTTTCGAATACTTCGCGGATCACGCGGGGAGCGCAGCGGCGGCCGCGCGCGAACACGCCATGCTGGAGTACAAGATCCGCGAGTTCAAACGGCAGGTCGCGGCGGGGACCCCGATGGCTGTGGGGTCGGACGTGGGGCCGTTCCCGCACGGGACGCAGGCGAGGGAATTCGAGTTGATGGTGAAGTACGGGATGACCCCGCTGGCCGTGCTCGAGGCCGATTACCGGAACGATCCGCGCATTCTGACGTGGCAGAACGAAGTGGGACAACTGACGCCCGGATACTTTGCAGACGTGATTGCGGTGCCCGGGAATCCGCTGCAGGACATTACGGCGGTAGAGCGCGTGCAGTTCGTAATGAAGGGCGGCGTCGTGTACAAGGGCGAGGGCGTTCACGCGCCCTGA
- a CDS encoding TlpA disulfide reductase family protein, with protein MRVPKFRFRFHWEALLWLALGIFVGHRLWPQVAAAAGVSSSDVAAAPAFQLTTLDGHVVTSDQLRGKVVLLNFWASWCPPCRFEMPGFQSVYDRNKNKDFVVVGVSMDAGSVASVQKFLAENHITYPVAMATGDVVESYGGVNLLPTSFLIDKQGRIRNEVHGIFAAVALEQAVQRLLADSTADAAGT; from the coding sequence ATGCGCGTCCCCAAGTTCCGCTTTCGCTTCCACTGGGAAGCCCTGCTCTGGCTCGCCCTCGGCATCTTCGTGGGCCACCGCCTCTGGCCCCAGGTCGCCGCCGCTGCCGGTGTGTCCTCGTCCGATGTCGCCGCCGCTCCGGCCTTCCAACTCACCACCCTCGACGGGCACGTGGTGACCAGCGATCAACTCCGCGGGAAGGTCGTCCTGCTCAACTTCTGGGCATCCTGGTGCCCCCCCTGCCGGTTCGAGATGCCCGGTTTCCAGTCGGTGTATGACCGCAACAAGAACAAGGACTTCGTCGTGGTCGGCGTCTCGATGGACGCCGGGAGCGTGGCCAGCGTGCAGAAGTTCCTGGCTGAGAATCACATCACCTACCCCGTGGCCATGGCCACCGGCGACGTGGTCGAGAGCTATGGGGGCGTGAACCTGCTGCCCACCTCCTTCCTGATCGACAAACAGGGTCGCATCCGCAACGAGGTGCACGGCATCTTCGCCGCGGTGGCGCTGGAGCAGGCGGTGCAGCGCCTGCTCGCCGACTCGACCGCCGACGCAGCCGGCACGTGA
- a CDS encoding matrixin family metalloprotease, producing MLAALAAAVPPMAPPGPIFVWVQPSTTLAGWRADDTLQVERALAAWSGIVPSVRFAITDDSADATVRVTWVDRFAHPMTGELRVVRNESGDVIDASVRLAVHHPDGRPVYGDAMSALAMHELGHLLGLPHSSDPWSIMAPTVRVRALSSQDSMALRRAFAAEGHRLLPDASVTSRSRS from the coding sequence ATGCTGGCCGCACTCGCCGCGGCGGTTCCCCCGATGGCCCCTCCGGGACCGATCTTCGTCTGGGTCCAGCCGTCCACCACGCTGGCGGGCTGGCGGGCCGATGACACCCTTCAGGTCGAGCGCGCCCTCGCCGCGTGGAGCGGCATCGTGCCGTCGGTCCGCTTCGCGATCACCGACGACTCGGCCGACGCCACGGTGCGGGTTACCTGGGTGGACCGCTTCGCCCACCCGATGACCGGCGAATTGCGCGTCGTGCGCAACGAGAGCGGCGACGTGATCGATGCCTCGGTGCGTCTGGCCGTGCACCATCCCGACGGACGGCCTGTATACGGCGACGCGATGAGCGCGCTGGCGATGCACGAGTTGGGGCACCTGCTCGGTCTGCCCCATTCGTCCGACCCTTGGAGCATCATGGCGCCCACCGTGCGCGTGCGTGCGCTATCGAGCCAAGACAGCATGGCCCTCCGCCGCGCGTTCGCGGCAGAGGGCCATCGCCTGCTGCCGGATGCGAGTGTGACTAGTCGTTCGAGATCCTGA
- a CDS encoding GGDEF domain-containing protein, whose translation MLTQKLMALVFPEGILLAAALALVHWGAAAPSAAPVVRAYPIVVLVAATLLAWRFGRGRLLLALAALALADGALRWLIPFDSATPFAGPAVVRAVAMLLPATLAVLALLDERGLFTIVWLQRLGLLAVPAVAVLGVWLLSAVYPEATARAFDFAILPPRTLSWLPLGQPAAIVALAALAVLVVRTLWRPEFESRGFLWAAVASVIAVGAGPAGGRATLYLSNAGLVLAVATVETAYAMAYRDELTGLPARRAFDDMLKRLDGTYTVAMVDVDHFKAFNDTYGHDTGDQVLRMVAGCLSRVRGGGRAFRYGGEEFAVLFPGKTAEESAPHLETLREAVAEAAFTIRGPKRPRRKPKTPRAGVSKRRETAVTVSIGAAHSRGSAEPGNVVKAADRALYRAKQGGRNRIES comes from the coding sequence ATGCTGACGCAGAAGCTGATGGCCCTCGTCTTCCCCGAGGGCATCCTGCTCGCCGCCGCGCTGGCGCTGGTCCATTGGGGGGCGGCGGCTCCCTCGGCGGCGCCCGTCGTCCGTGCCTATCCGATCGTCGTCCTCGTCGCGGCCACGCTGCTCGCCTGGCGGTTCGGGCGCGGTCGCCTGCTGCTCGCCCTCGCCGCCCTTGCGCTCGCAGACGGGGCGTTGCGCTGGCTCATTCCATTCGACTCGGCCACACCGTTCGCCGGGCCGGCGGTCGTGCGCGCGGTGGCCATGCTGCTCCCCGCCACGCTCGCGGTGTTGGCGTTGCTTGACGAACGCGGCCTGTTCACGATCGTGTGGCTGCAGCGCCTCGGCCTGCTCGCCGTCCCGGCGGTGGCGGTGCTCGGCGTCTGGCTGCTCTCCGCGGTGTATCCGGAGGCTACGGCCCGCGCTTTCGACTTTGCGATCCTGCCGCCGCGCACGCTCTCGTGGCTGCCGCTCGGGCAGCCCGCGGCCATCGTCGCGTTGGCGGCGCTCGCCGTCCTCGTCGTCCGCACCTTATGGCGGCCCGAATTCGAGAGCCGGGGATTCCTGTGGGCGGCGGTCGCGAGCGTGATCGCGGTGGGCGCGGGGCCGGCCGGCGGACGCGCGACGCTGTACCTGTCCAACGCGGGGCTCGTGCTCGCGGTTGCCACCGTGGAGACGGCTTACGCCATGGCGTACCGCGACGAGCTCACCGGTCTTCCGGCCCGGCGGGCATTCGACGACATGTTGAAGCGGCTGGACGGCACGTACACGGTAGCGATGGTTGACGTGGACCACTTCAAGGCGTTCAACGACACCTACGGTCACGACACCGGCGACCAGGTGCTGCGCATGGTGGCCGGTTGCCTGAGTCGGGTCCGGGGCGGTGGCCGAGCATTCCGCTACGGCGGGGAGGAGTTCGCCGTACTCTTTCCCGGGAAGACCGCTGAAGAGAGTGCACCGCATCTCGAGACGCTGCGCGAGGCGGTGGCCGAGGCGGCGTTCACCATCCGCGGCCCCAAGCGCCCCCGACGGAAGCCGAAGACCCCCCGCGCTGGGGTTTCGAAGCGACGGGAAACCGCCGTCACGGTGAGCATCGGCGCCGCGCATTCACGCGGCTCGGCCGAGCCCGGGAACGTCGTGAAGGCGGCAGACCGGGCGCTGTATCGCGCGAAGCAGGGTGGCCGGAATCGCATCGAGAGTTGA
- a CDS encoding alpha/beta hydrolase: MTSARERFFAFRRTIPHPPKLDRQTVRAGGLALAVFTSPPVGDAPPLLCVNGGLIVDHAMLWPALSPLAAGRQLILYDQRGRGASQPPADPLAARIEDDAGDVPALRRALGIREWDVFGHSWGGGIAMLAAAQDPAGVRRLVLADSVGPTSAWMAPLRAQAMARSTDADRAALAGISDEMLGEPDPDIHLAHLRASYAAWFVDQRFAATFPMPKTASPTGTPVLARLRREGYDWRHDVRAISAPTLVMHGDGDVLAPAVGQELAATIPGAAFTLLPHCGHFPFWEAPAEFFSAISSFLA, from the coding sequence GTGACGTCTGCCCGCGAACGCTTCTTCGCCTTTCGCCGCACGATCCCGCATCCGCCCAAGCTCGACCGCCAGACCGTGCGAGCGGGTGGGCTCGCGCTCGCCGTGTTCACCTCACCCCCCGTTGGCGACGCGCCGCCCCTGCTGTGCGTGAACGGCGGCCTGATCGTGGACCACGCCATGCTGTGGCCAGCGCTCTCCCCGCTGGCCGCGGGCCGACAGCTCATTCTCTACGACCAGCGCGGGCGCGGCGCCTCGCAGCCGCCCGCCGATCCGCTCGCCGCGCGGATCGAGGACGATGCCGGCGACGTCCCCGCCCTCCGGCGCGCCCTCGGCATCCGCGAGTGGGACGTGTTCGGCCACTCATGGGGTGGAGGCATCGCCATGCTCGCCGCGGCGCAGGACCCCGCCGGCGTGCGGCGGCTGGTACTCGCCGATTCGGTGGGGCCTACCAGCGCGTGGATGGCGCCGCTGCGCGCTCAAGCCATGGCCCGTTCCACCGACGCCGACCGCGCCGCCCTGGCCGGCATCAGCGACGAGATGCTGGGCGAACCCGATCCCGATATCCACCTCGCGCACCTGCGTGCATCGTATGCCGCCTGGTTCGTGGATCAGCGCTTCGCGGCCACGTTCCCGATGCCCAAGACAGCGAGCCCCACCGGAACGCCGGTGCTCGCCCGGCTGCGCCGCGAGGGCTACGACTGGCGCCACGACGTGCGCGCCATCAGCGCGCCGACGCTCGTCATGCATGGCGACGGCGATGTGCTGGCGCCGGCAGTTGGGCAGGAACTCGCGGCCACGATTCCCGGCGCCGCGTTCACGCTCCTGCCGCACTGCGGACATTTCCCGTTCTGGGAGGCGCCGGCCGAGTTCTTCTCAGCCATTTCAAGCTTTCTTGCGTAG
- a CDS encoding cytochrome c biogenesis protein CcdA codes for MNDPASVSLGLAFVAGLASFLSPCVLPLVPSYVTFVTGMTLEDLTVEGSAQARRAAAVHAALFVLGFTLVFVALGATATALGGMLRRSLPLLQQVGGVVIVLFGLYLLGVLRLPALMRERRVQLASKPAGRFGSVVVGMAFGAGWTPCVGPVLASILLYAGMKTTMAKGMMLLGVYGLGLGVPFFIAAVALNWYLAGAQRLRRWLRPIEIGAGVVMIVVGVLLFTGKFTVLSQFFAGFGLPG; via the coding sequence ATGAACGACCCGGCCTCGGTATCCCTCGGGCTGGCCTTCGTCGCCGGGCTGGCGTCCTTCCTCTCGCCCTGCGTGCTGCCCCTGGTGCCGAGCTACGTCACGTTCGTCACGGGCATGACGCTCGAAGATCTGACGGTCGAGGGAAGCGCCCAGGCCCGGCGCGCCGCCGCCGTCCACGCGGCCCTGTTCGTGCTCGGGTTCACGCTCGTGTTCGTTGCCCTCGGCGCCACGGCCACGGCGCTCGGCGGCATGCTGCGCCGCTCGCTGCCGCTTCTCCAGCAGGTAGGCGGCGTGGTGATCGTGCTGTTCGGGCTTTACCTGCTTGGCGTGCTGCGATTGCCGGCCTTGATGCGCGAGCGCCGCGTGCAACTCGCGTCCAAACCTGCGGGACGGTTCGGCTCCGTGGTGGTCGGCATGGCGTTCGGCGCGGGATGGACGCCGTGCGTGGGACCGGTGCTCGCCTCCATCCTGCTGTACGCGGGAATGAAGACGACGATGGCGAAGGGCATGATGCTGTTGGGCGTGTACGGGTTGGGGCTCGGGGTCCCTTTCTTCATCGCTGCGGTGGCGCTCAACTGGTACCTGGCCGGCGCGCAACGGCTGAGGCGCTGGCTGCGACCCATCGAGATCGGGGCCGGCGTCGTGATGATCGTGGTCGGCGTGCTTCTGTTCACGGGCAAGTTCACCGTGCTCTCACAGTTCTTCGCGGGGTTCGGCCTGCCGGGGTAG
- a CDS encoding permease translates to MRVTAAGTGWPGTHPRAFVGTAALVWLAAYLALGPTSAALVAALPMDPSSHFGGSLQFFLFDTPKVLLLLTGVVFVMGMVNSYFTPERTRALLAGRREGVANVMAASLGIVTPFCSCSAVPLFIGFVQAGVPLGVTFSFLISAPMVNEVALSLLLALFGWRIALLYLGLGLSVAIVAGWVIGRLRMESSLEDWVREMPRVETQNAHERLTLAERLAAGFAAVHEIVGRVWPYILAGIAIGAVIHGYVPQAFMASFMGRDVWWAVPLAVLVGVPMYSNAAGVIPIVQALLAKGAALGTVLAFMMSVIGLSFPEMVILRKVLKVRLIATFVLVVAAGILLVGYVFNAVL, encoded by the coding sequence ATGCGCGTGACGGCGGCCGGCACCGGCTGGCCCGGCACCCATCCGCGAGCGTTCGTCGGGACTGCGGCACTGGTCTGGCTGGCCGCGTATCTCGCACTGGGGCCGACCTCGGCGGCGTTGGTGGCCGCTTTGCCCATGGACCCGTCGAGCCACTTTGGCGGGTCGCTGCAGTTCTTTCTCTTCGACACGCCCAAGGTCCTGCTCCTGCTCACCGGCGTGGTGTTCGTGATGGGGATGGTGAACTCGTACTTCACCCCCGAGCGCACCCGCGCACTGCTGGCCGGCCGCCGGGAAGGCGTGGCCAACGTCATGGCGGCGAGCCTCGGCATCGTCACGCCGTTCTGCTCCTGCTCGGCGGTGCCGCTGTTCATCGGGTTCGTGCAGGCGGGCGTGCCGCTCGGCGTCACCTTCTCGTTCCTGATCTCAGCGCCGATGGTCAACGAGGTGGCGCTGTCGTTGCTGTTGGCGCTGTTCGGCTGGCGGATCGCGCTGCTCTATCTCGGCCTCGGGCTGTCGGTGGCGATCGTGGCGGGCTGGGTGATCGGACGGCTGCGCATGGAGTCGTCGCTCGAAGATTGGGTGCGCGAGATGCCTCGCGTGGAGACGCAGAATGCGCACGAGCGCCTGACGCTTGCCGAGCGCCTCGCGGCGGGGTTCGCCGCCGTCCACGAGATCGTCGGGAGAGTCTGGCCGTACATCCTCGCCGGCATCGCGATCGGCGCCGTGATCCACGGTTACGTGCCCCAGGCCTTCATGGCCTCGTTCATGGGACGGGACGTGTGGTGGGCGGTGCCGCTGGCCGTGCTCGTGGGCGTGCCGATGTACAGCAACGCAGCCGGGGTGATTCCCATCGTGCAGGCACTGCTCGCCAAGGGGGCCGCGCTGGGGACCGTGCTCGCCTTCATGATGAGCGTGATCGGCCTCTCGTTCCCCGAGATGGTGATCCTGCGCAAGGTGCTCAAGGTGCGCCTGATCGCGACGTTCGTGCTGGTGGTGGCCGCGGGCATCCTGCTCGTGGGTTACGTGTTCAACGCGGTGCTGTGA